A stretch of the Danio rerio strain Tuebingen ecotype United States chromosome 18, GRCz12tu, whole genome shotgun sequence genome encodes the following:
- the dut gene encoding deoxyuridine 5'-triphosphate nucleotidohydrolase, mitochondrial isoform X1: MPCSEVTEAVSPHKRAKSDAVNGAEELAVLKFAKLTEHATTPSRGSNRAAGYDLYSAYDYSIGPMDKTLVKTDIQIAVPHGYYGRVAPRSGLAVKHFIDVGAGVVDEDYRGNLGVVIFNFNKEPFEVKKGDRIAQLICEKICYPDLQELQTLDETERGAGGFGSTGTN; the protein is encoded by the exons ATGCCGTGCTCTGAAGTTACAGAAGCGGTTTCCCCGCACAAAAGAGCCAAGAGCGATGCGGTGAACGGAGCGGAGGAGCTAGCGGTGTTAAAGTTCGCCAAGCTCACGGAACACGCCACGACACCGAGCCGAGGGTCCAACCGGGCCGCGGGATACGACCTATACAG TGCTTATGACTACAGCATCGGGCCGATGGACAAAACACTGGTCAAGACTGACATCCAGATCGCCGTTCCACACGGATACTACGGTAGAGTCG cacCACGATCGGGTCTCGCTGTCAAGCACTTCATTGATGTTGGTG CCGGTGTGGTTGATGAAGACTACAGAGGGAATCTGGGAGTCGTGATCTTCAACTTCAACAAGGAGCCGTTCGAAG TGAAGAAAGGAGACCGCATCGCTCAGCTCATCTGTGAGAAGATCTGTTACCCGGACCTGCAGGAGTTAcag ACGCTGGATGAGACGGAGCGAGGAGCGGGCGGATTCGGCTCCACCGGCACCAACTGA
- the dut gene encoding deoxyuridine 5'-triphosphate nucleotidohydrolase, mitochondrial (The RefSeq protein has 5 substitutions compared to this genomic sequence): MSVRRVSAAVLGRLNGCLLGRGAEVTEAVSPHKRAKSDAVNGAEERAVLKFAKLTEHATTPSRGSNRAAGYDLYSAYDYSIGPMDKTLVKTGIQIAVPHGYYGRVAPRSGLAVKHFVDVGAGVVDEDYRGNLGVVIFNFNKEPFEVKKGDRIAQLICEKICYPDLQELQTLDETERGAGGFGSTGTN, encoded by the exons ATGTTGGTCCGGCGTGTTTCTGCCGCTGTTTTGGGCCGTTTAAACGGGTTTTTGCTCGGACGCGGTGCTGAAG TTACAGAAGCGGTTTCCCCGCACAAAAGAGCCAAGAGCGATGCGGTGAACGGAGCGGAGGAGCTAGCGGTGTTAAAGTTCGCCAAGCTCACGGAACACGCCACGACACCGAGCCGAGGGTCCAACCGGGCCGCGGGATACGACCTATACAG TGCTTATGACTACAGCATCGGGCCGATGGACAAAACACTGGTCAAGACTGACATCCAGATCGCCGTTCCACACGGATACTACGGTAGAGTCG cacCACGATCGGGTCTCGCTGTCAAGCACTTCATTGATGTTGGTG CCGGTGTGGTTGATGAAGACTACAGAGGGAATCTGGGAGTCGTGATCTTCAACTTCAACAAGGAGCCGTTCGAAG TGAAGAAAGGAGACCGCATCGCTCAGCTCATCTGTGAGAAGATCTGTTACCCGGACCTGCAGGAGTTAcag ACGCTGGATGAGACGGAGCGAGGAGCGGGCGGATTCGGCTCCACCGGCACCAACTGA
- the dut gene encoding deoxyuridine 5'-triphosphate nucleotidohydrolase, mitochondrial isoform X2: MEVTEAVSPHKRAKSDAVNGAEELAVLKFAKLTEHATTPSRGSNRAAGYDLYSAYDYSIGPMDKTLVKTDIQIAVPHGYYGRVAPRSGLAVKHFIDVGAGVVDEDYRGNLGVVIFNFNKEPFEVKKGDRIAQLICEKICYPDLQELQTLDETERGAGGFGSTGTN, encoded by the exons ATGGAAG TTACAGAAGCGGTTTCCCCGCACAAAAGAGCCAAGAGCGATGCGGTGAACGGAGCGGAGGAGCTAGCGGTGTTAAAGTTCGCCAAGCTCACGGAACACGCCACGACACCGAGCCGAGGGTCCAACCGGGCCGCGGGATACGACCTATACAG TGCTTATGACTACAGCATCGGGCCGATGGACAAAACACTGGTCAAGACTGACATCCAGATCGCCGTTCCACACGGATACTACGGTAGAGTCG cacCACGATCGGGTCTCGCTGTCAAGCACTTCATTGATGTTGGTG CCGGTGTGGTTGATGAAGACTACAGAGGGAATCTGGGAGTCGTGATCTTCAACTTCAACAAGGAGCCGTTCGAAG TGAAGAAAGGAGACCGCATCGCTCAGCTCATCTGTGAGAAGATCTGTTACCCGGACCTGCAGGAGTTAcag ACGCTGGATGAGACGGAGCGAGGAGCGGGCGGATTCGGCTCCACCGGCACCAACTGA